From Nicotiana tabacum cultivar K326 chromosome 22, ASM71507v2, whole genome shotgun sequence, one genomic window encodes:
- the LOC142176053 gene encoding uncharacterized protein LOC142176053, protein MLFTKPGNLISLRKNPFKIHKIKIGIKWDKPPPGTVKLNIDGAYSQNTMTTGLGGVFRNNNGNWIIGFHKLGHATSSTHAELMALHEGLRIAREMNFLKMKIETDPTEIIKLLYEDNQYLSNIILECRLLMHQLKLPTLRHNLREGNEVAHLLAKEVVKNFSPTKYFYHACPPFFVEPELNKNKRGICNSAKFLPITICNCPATLD, encoded by the exons atgttattcACCAAGCCTGGGAATTTAATTTCTTTACGGAAAAACCCTTTCAAAATTCATAAGATCAAGATTGGGATTAAGTGGGATAAGCCACCACCTGGTACGGTTAAATTAAACATAGATGGTGCCTATTCACAAAACACTATGACAACTGGTCTAGGTGGAGTATTCAGAAATAATAATGGAAACTGGATCATTGGTTTTCATAAATTAGGCCATGCAACATCATCCACGCATGCTGAATTAATGGCTTTACATGAAGGTTTGAGGATTGCAAGAGAGATGAATTTCCTCAAAATGAAAATTGAAACAGACCCTACGGAAATCATCAAGCTCTTATATGAAGACAATCAATATCTTTCTAATATTATTCTTGAATGCAGGTTGTTAATGCACCAGTTGAAGCTCCCAACTCTGAGACATAACTTGAGAGAAGGAAATGAAGTAGCACACCTATTAGCTAAGGAAGTTGTTAAAAACTTCTCCCCTACTAAGTATTTTTATCATGCTTGTCCACCCTTTTTTGTTGAGCCAGAATTAAACAAGAACAAGCGTGGAATATGTAATAGTGCTAAGTTTCTTCCTATTACAATTTGTAATTGTCCAGCCACTCTAG ATTAG